TTCACAAGCTTCATGTCGGAAGTTAGCCGTTTTGCAGGATAAAAAAAACCCCGATGAAAAACCGGGGTTTTATGTGTTTTATTTTGGGGATTGAGTTAGTATGATTTTGAAAAAATCACTTGTTCTGTGCTCGGTTTTCCGGTCATGACGCAGGGTCCGGACTCTTTGGTTTTTTCAAAGAGGATGCAGCGGATGGTCGCTTTGGTTTCTTCCTGAATGCGATTTTCCATGTCACTGTCTCCAGCCCAGAAGGTCCGTGCAAAGCCTCCCTTTTCTATTACCTCTTTCAGTTCATCGTATGTTGCCACATCTGTCGTGTTTTCTTCACGGAAAGCCAGACGATTGTTATAAATGGATTGCTGAATATCTTCCAGGGTCTCTTTGCAGGAATGGATAAAGGCATCGATGGCAAGGAAGGTCTTTTCACCGGTATCCCTGCGGACTCGCATCAACCCGTTTTTGTCGGCATCTTTCGGTCCGATTTCTACCCTGAGAGGGACACCCTTCATCTCCCAGTCATTGAATTTGAAACCAGGGGAAACAGTTTCCCGGTCATCGGTATGGTACCGGATCCCCTGATCTTTAAAAGCCTTTTCCAGGGAGTTAACTAGTTCCATAACCTTTTCTTTGTCTTCAGGATTCTTATAAATCGGGACGATCACGATCTGATATGGTGCAATCCGGGGAGGAAGTATCAGTCCCTGATCATCCCCATGGGCCATAATTACGGCTCCTACAAGGCGCGTACTCACACCCCAGCTGGATGCGTACACATATTCCATGACGTTATCTTCGGATTGAAATTTTACGTCAAAGGCCTTGGCGAAATTTTGTCCCAAATAATGACTGGTCCCGGCCTGTAGTGCGCGCATATCACCCATCATCGCTTCGATCGTGTAAGTGTTCACGGCGCCGGCAAATTTTTCATTTTCCGTTTTCCGTCCCACATGGACCGGCAGGGCAAGGGTTTCTTCGCACAACTGGCGGTAGACATCGATCATGCGGTGAGCTTCTTCTTCCGCTTCTTCACCGGTGGCATGGGCAGTATGTCCTTCCTGCCATAAAAATTCCGTGGTTCTCAGGAAAAGCCGGGTGCGCATTTCCCAGCGGACGACATTTGCCCACTGATTGATGAGTAAAGGTAAATCCCGGTAACTATTAATCCATTTTTTATACATGGACCAGATGATAGTTTCAGATGTGGGGCGGATCACCAGAGGTTCTTCCAGTTCTTTTCCTCCGCCATGGGTCACGACGGCCAGTTCAGGTGCGAAACCTTCCACATGCTCCGCCTCTTTTTTTAAAAAACTCTCAGGAATCAACATGGGAAAATAGGCATTCACATGTCCCGTTTCCTTAAAACGCCGGTCTAAAAAATCCCGAATCTGTTCCCATAAAGCGTAGCCATAGGGACGGATCACCATGCACCCTTTGACGGGAGAATAATCAGCCAGCTCTGCTTTTTGAACGACATCTGTATACCATTTTGCGTAATCCTTTGAACGGGGGGTGACTCCCTTACTCATACCGACTTATCCTTGTCCTTATAATTGTATCCGATTTTCTTGAAAGGGTTTACCATCAGGCTCGCGACATTCCGCTGGTTGGCATCAATGCGTTTCAGATACCGGAGGTACAGTGCCGCAGATACCATGTTCTGGGGTGGTAACTTGGCATAATTCCCTTTTAAAATGTTGATCACCGTTTCATTGATCCGGAATGAGACATCTTCCTTGTATTCATTCATGATCCGTTTGCTGATTTCCAGGTCATCATTTTTAACGGCTTCCAGCAATTCATCAAAATGACGGAAAACAATGTTCTCCAGTGTTGTAACGGTTTCTTCCAAATCTCCGTAATGCACCGTCCCGCTGGCAGCCATGGCCAGATCTGCAATATTCTTGCAGTTGTCACCAATCCGTTCAAGACCGTTGATGACCGTGACAATTCCCAGGGCCTGGGATATCTCATATTTGGATATGTCTGAAATAATCAAATGGGTTAACACATCCTCACGGATCTTCTGTTGCATGGCATTGATTTTTTTATCCACAGCCAGAAGATTATTGAATTGCTCATTCTGATATTCAATCCGGAGCAGGTGATGGGCATCCTTGAACATGGCCTTGTCCGTTTGAATCATATCGATCACAAGATTCCATGCCTCTTCCAGCAAGCCGGCCTTAAATAACCTTTCACGGAGAATGGACCACAAACTTTCTTTTTTCTCCATCTGTCAAATCCTTCTGTTTTTATATCCTGCAAAAATAGAATTTTTATGGGTCAATATCAAACGAATGCACATAAAAAAAGCTGTCGCTCTTCATTTTTTCCAATGACAGAGGACAGCTTTTATAAGTAGAGGCAAAAGCTGCTATTTCTTTGATTTCAGAACGGCGTTTGTCACATGTTTCAGGTTCTGAACTGTCGGGTCATCTGTCAAAGAATAATAGTGCCAACGGCCTTCTTTACGGTATTGAACAATCTGACGTTTGAGCATTTTCCGCAGATAAATGGAAGTGATTGTCTGTTCCTCGTCAATCTTCTTCTGAATTTCAGCCACGGAGTGTTCTCCCTTCTGAAGCGTCAGAAGGATTTTCAGCATGATGGGATGTCCCAGAGTTTTCAGGACAAGAGCCGCCCGTTCAATACTGTCTCCCGGAGGGATTAATTCTGCTTTTCGTGCCATATTTTTTCCTTTCCTTTTATGTTATCGGTTTTGCAAAATATACTTGCTTTAATTCGTACAATTTTAAATTATTGTTTATTATCTTAAATATCAACAAAAAAAAAAATATGAATATCTACACATTGCAAACTGTTTTTTCATATAGCGTTATAAGGAATATCTTAAAATATGTTTCAACCTTTTTTAGAATACATATTTCCGGTTTATAAATGATCGTTATGTCAGATAGAATCCTCACTTGTTTCTCTGACAGAGTTAGCCTACATTTCTAATATATATGGAAAGAAAAATGACAGAATCCCATCCCCAAACCATCCCGCTTGTCACACTCCTGAAGGATAAGGCCGGTCTTCAGGAAGACCGCCTGAAGATGCTTTTTTCACTGGGAGGAGAGGATTTTTTAAAACAGATTCTTTATACAGCTTTGGATAATATGCGCCACCGGAGTGACGGTTTTGAGAAATCCCTTGATGAGAAGGACTATGATACGGTGCACAAGCTGGCTCATTCCATCAAATCTTCTGCAGGCAATATTGGGGCGCCGGATGTGATGGCATTAGCCCGAACCATTGAAGAGACGGATATCCCTGATCCAAAAAAGGTCCGTGAACTCCGGGATAAAATCCGTATCTTACACTCACAAATCACAAAGAGTCTGGACATATCATGAACCAGAAAAAAATTGTTTTGATTGAAGATAATGCCGACAACCGCCTGTTAACCCAGGCTATCCTGGAATCGGAGTTTCAGGTGGAATGTTTTGAGGATGGAATGACGGCACTTGACAAGATTGAAGGATCCAAACCGGACCTGATTCTGTTGGATATTTCTCTCCCCGGTATGGATGGGATAGAGGTATTAAAACATATCCGAAACATGCAAAGCTTAAAAAATATCCCTATCATTGCCCTGACAGCCCATGCCCTGCCCGGTGACAAGGAAAATTTTCTGCGCCACGGATTCAATGACTACATCACCAAACCGATTATTGACGATATTATTCTATTTGAAACCATCAACAAGTGGATTCCTCAGGGTGAATGAACAATCCAGGGTCACATAGAGGAATTTTTCTCAGATACCTGATCCCCCTTTTGGTTTTTATTCTGATTTTTTTCTTTCTGGAAAGCCTTTTCTGGTTTTTCTCCCGTGTCCTGGATCTGGATGATATTTTCTGGAGCCGTGCCCTTTATCTGCAAAAGCCCATTCTTGTGATAAATTTAATTGCAGCATGTATTTTTTCGGGTGGTGCAGCACTCATTATTTACCGGATTCAGATGTTGAAACGCAAACTTTCCGAGGCAGGCTATGAGCAGGAAGGACTCTTCAATAAAATCCCGTTTCAGGTGATGATCAAGGATGTCAGGGGGAAAATTGTCCGGGTGAATCAGGCTGTTTTGGATTTTTACGGACTGGATCCGCAGGACATGCTTGGAAAAAAAGAAGAGGAGGCTATTCCCGGCCTGAAGGCCAAATATTTTGAAAACAACGAGTATGTATATCACAAACAGACCGAAAAGCGTGGTCTCCTGGAAACCCGGATGGCTCCGGACGGCCATGAAAAAATCATCAGGACAGACCGCATCCCCTATTTTAATACAAAGGGTGATTTTCAGGGAGTGATGGTTTTTGGTGAAGATGTGACATCGGATGTAGAAACGGCCCATCAAATCCGGGAAACCAGTTCCCGCCTGGAAAAAATCATCGAAAGCCTTCAGGAAGGGGTAACCCTGAGTACACCGGAAGGACACTTTGAAATCTACAATTCCCAGATGAGGGATATAACGGGTTATACACGGGAACAGGCAAACCGGACCCGCGATTTCATCAATTTGATCTATCCTGATCCCAACCAGCGTCAGATTGTTCTCGATGCCATCGAAGATATGCAAAAAACGGGTCGTTCCCATGAAACCATTACAGAAATTGTTACCCGGGACCGCCAGCATAAACTCATCCTGGTTTCATCGGTGCTTGTGGCTTTTAATGATAAAATCCGTTTTCTAAGCACTTACCGGGATGTGACCGATGTTTTTCATATCCAGGAACAGGTTAACCTGTTCAGCCGGGCCGTGGAACAAGGGGCCAGCTCGGTACTGATTGCAGACAGAAACGGATATATCCAGTATTCAAACTCCAAATTCAGTGAAATCTCGGGATTTGACAGGGATGACATTGTCGGACAGCGTATTGGTTTTCATTTTGTCCGGTCTTCTTCAAATGGCATGATTGATGAGATGATGCAACACATGCATGACGGGGAGGAATGGCAGGGAGAGTTTGAATGTCAGCGAAAAAACGGGGATGTATATTGGAATGATATCAATATATCCCCCATCGCAGATACGTCCGGTGAAATCACTCATTTCATCATCATTGAAAATGATATCACCGAACGGCGGCGGATGATCGAAATGTTGAAAAACGCACGGGATATTTCCGAATCGGCAAATCGTGCCAAAACCGAATTTCTGGCGAACATGAGTCATGAACTCCGGACTCCCCTCAATTCCATCATCGGTTTTACAAATATCCTATTGAAAAACGAAAAAAAGCATTTCGACGAACGGGATACAATGTTTTTGAACCGGATTCGCCAAAACGGAATTCAACTGCTCAATATTCTCTCGGATATCCTGGAAATCAGTATGGTGGAATCCGGAAAAATCACAACCCGCTTTGTGCAGACGGATCTGCAGGAATTACTCAAAGAAATCCTTCACACCTATGGCGAAAATGCCCGGAAAAAAGGATTGGAATTTAATCTCTCCCTGCCTGAAAAAATTCAGCCATTCAAAACGGATCCGGAAAAGCTCAAATCCATTGTGGACAATTTGTTGTCCAATGCTGTGAAATTCACCGAAAAAGGGAGTGTTTCCGTCACCCTCAATGTGAATCCCAATACGGGTGAACCGGCTGAACTCATGATTGCCGATACGGGTCCTGGTATTCCAAAGGAAAGACATGAATCCATTTTTAAGGCCTTTGAGCAGGTGGATTATTCCAAATCCCGGAAATATGGAGGAACGGGATTGGGCCTTGCCCTGGCCAATTCCTATGCCGAGCTGATGAATTACCAGATGTTGATGAACACTCGTGTTGATGAAGGGACCACCTTTACGATACGTTTTTATTAATGGGTGGCTTTATGGAAGATCTGAAAAAAATATATATCCGTAGCCTGCCATCCCGGATTGATTCGTTGAAAACCCAGGTGGATGATCTGGAAAATTCCAGTGAAGGGGCAGGAGAATCCATCCGCAGACTGGCTCATTCCCT
This window of the Candidatus Neomarinimicrobiota bacterium genome carries:
- the proS gene encoding proline--tRNA ligase, whose translation is MSKGVTPRSKDYAKWYTDVVQKAELADYSPVKGCMVIRPYGYALWEQIRDFLDRRFKETGHVNAYFPMLIPESFLKKEAEHVEGFAPELAVVTHGGGKELEEPLVIRPTSETIIWSMYKKWINSYRDLPLLINQWANVVRWEMRTRLFLRTTEFLWQEGHTAHATGEEAEEEAHRMIDVYRQLCEETLALPVHVGRKTENEKFAGAVNTYTIEAMMGDMRALQAGTSHYLGQNFAKAFDVKFQSEDNVMEYVYASSWGVSTRLVGAVIMAHGDDQGLILPPRIAPYQIVIVPIYKNPEDKEKVMELVNSLEKAFKDQGIRYHTDDRETVSPGFKFNDWEMKGVPLRVEIGPKDADKNGLMRVRRDTGEKTFLAIDAFIHSCKETLEDIQQSIYNNRLAFREENTTDVATYDELKEVIEKGGFARTFWAGDSDMENRIQEETKATIRCILFEKTKESGPCVMTGKPSTEQVIFSKSY
- a CDS encoding response regulator yields the protein MNQKKIVLIEDNADNRLLTQAILESEFQVECFEDGMTALDKIEGSKPDLILLDISLPGMDGIEVLKHIRNMQSLKNIPIIALTAHALPGDKENFLRHGFNDYITKPIIDDIILFETINKWIPQGE